The Lolium rigidum isolate FL_2022 chromosome 2, APGP_CSIRO_Lrig_0.1, whole genome shotgun sequence genomic interval TCTCAAAGCTGTTTACTCCTGCTCATGGTGACATCTTCTTCTCCGGTGATGCGTCTCTCGTTGCCTCCTCCAGTCAtgctctaatacaaaatctttggcCAGGCTCGATTACACAACACAATCTCATGGGCATTTTTGGCACTCACACAAACATGGAAGAACACACCAATACACAAAGGGCGATGTTTTGGGACGCATTAACCATgcgtattttctgttttttttgttattttattCAACCTCAAAATATTTGCGGACTACAAGGCGATGACCCGCTTCATCAAAAGAAAGGTAAGCATAACTCGTCATCAACGTGAACAAGCACGCTTCTGGCCACATACAGACGCGTGCACATGCACGTtccttatttgcaatttgaaaataAACAGTAGAGAAACACATACGACAGAAATTTTACCATAAACATTGATCAGATGGAGATGCTGTTGGGGATGCCCTTGGCCGTGATCCCGGTGGCGCTCTCGCCATCAATGTCAGAGGTGTTGGGATAGAGCAGCATGTAGGGGAACTGTGCTGGCCCATTCCTGTTCTTGAGATTCTCATCCTTGTTCCTACTTATGATACTCTTTTCAATGTCGATCAGGCTTTTGCTGAACTTGTCGAACACCTTCTTTGCCCTGTCATCTGATGTCCACTGTGGTTCATCGCGCTGCCCAAGGTACACCTCGTCGGAGGAGTGGTTGGACAGAACCTCAATCACAGACACTCCAATGATGCTCTGAAGCTGGCTCGTGATGGTGTGGATGAAGGCCATGTCCGGATTAGTCTCCACCTCCTGGTACTCCTTGGTTCCCGGCTCCGGCATTGGCCGCCGGCTCACTGTTGGGCGGTTAGGGAGGTAGCCAGCGTAGGAGTACTGGCCAAAGTTGACGGCCGCGTGCAGCGCGGAGGCGATCCAGATGATGGTGGCACAGGACCTGACAAGCTCCTGCACTGTTGTCATTTTGGGCCACCAGGGCTGGTCCTTGATGTCGCCATGGCCGACCTCACGCACCTCCTTCCACCAGGCCTGCAGCTCGGCATCGTCTTGAACCACATTATCCCTGGGGTAGTAGATCTTGACGTACTCGTCGGCCCAGTTCTCGATGGCCGACCAGACAGCAAGCCCGTCCACCGCGTACGGGTAGTCCTTGATGAGCAGCGACACTCCACAGGGGCTGGTGGAGTCATGCTTCGCCACACCCCTCTTGATGAGGTCTACGGGCAGTGCCTGCTCGGTGAAGTTCCAGTTCTTGTAGACGTCAGAGGAGATTCTGAGTGCGTACTCACCGGGGCAGACAGTCATCTCAAAGAAGCCGCCGGCGCTGATGAGGACTTGGCGTGCGAGGGCGTTGATCATCATGGTGTCACGGTAGTGCGGCTGCAGGAGCTTGTAGATGGGGTGGGTGACGCTGAGCTGCCGGTTGGTGGCGATGATGAACGGCTCGATCACCGCATGGGTGTGGAGCCAGTGGCTGATGAGCCCATGCCAGGCGGAGTCGTTCACAGCGGCGTAGGCCTTGGCCAGTTGCCAGATGGTGTCCTGGACCTTGTTGTCCGACTCGGAGCCTGCAGAGGAGGGGGGCGTGTAGACCTTGCTGTCGGCGCCGACCACTTTGGTACCGATTTCGTCAAGGCGTGGCCTGCTGAGCTCGATGGCGATTGGCTTGAGGGTGTCGTCATCCTGCAGGATGAGCAACGTCCTGGTGGCGTAGACGAAGGTGTTCTCGAGGCTGTTGATCTTGAGCAGCTGAGGTATGAAGTTGTCGTGGTGGTCCAGGATGAAGAGCCTGCCGTCGGTGATCGCCTTGTCGACGGTGAGCTTGCCGAGGTAGGGCTGGATGTGCTCCACCTTGATGGTGCTGGTCTGGTCGCCGTACCCGTCAAGCTTGCTCCTGGGAGGAAACTCCTGCAGGCGCGTGATGATGTGCGGGTTGAGGCCGGCGAGCATCTCGCGGGCAAACTCCTCGTCCGTGCGCCACGCGAGCTTGTCGTTCTTGATGACCTCCGGCATGGGCATCTTCAAGAGGTAGGAGCTGCCGGATGGGCAGATGCTCTTGAGCGGCGGGAAGACTTTGAACATTAGGTCCATGACGGGGACGTCGGGGATCTTGATCCCGCCCTCGTAGAGCTTGTACATGTCCTCGAAGTCGTCGAACTCGCGTGGCACTGCGGTGTCGAAGAGCTCCCTGGCGAGGGGGAGGATGCCGGCGCTGATTGCCTTGAGGAGGTAGGAGGTGAAGTCGGCCTTCTTAACGTGGTTGAAGCACTCGTCGCGGGGCACGTAGAACTGCTGAAGCACGGGCACGACGTTGCGGCTCTCGCACGTGGGATCACTCTTCATGGGCTTCCTGCCGGTGCGGCCGCGGCGCGGGTAAGGGTAGGGGCTGTCGGGGCCGCCGAGGGTGGGGCGAGGGCTCTTGTTGTCGGGATCGCCGAGGTCGTTGTAGAGGTCGTAGCGGTAGACGCGGTCGTGGTCCTGGTAGGCGCGGTCGTGCTTCTGCTTGGGGTGGTCGCCTCGCAGGATCTGGAGCTCCTCCTCCCGGTACGGCTGGAGCAGCACCGGCATGTTGCTCGGCAGGCAAGTCTGCATCGAATTGCATATGCTTATTAATTTTTTTGTTCATTATTCTTGTTGTTGGTGTGGAAGTGAATTCAGGAATGAAGCTAGACTCGTACATCGTTGGTGAAGAAGACTCGGTCGTAGTGGTACTTGTCGGTGTTGTAGACCCATGAGTTTGCAATGAAGACGATGGGGCCATGGTGGCCGGGGACGTCGTCGATGGTGATGGTCTTGAGAAGGAACTGGGTGGCGTGGTAGTTGCGGACGATGACGGCGCCGGGGAGGCCCTGCTTCTTCACGTCCCAGTCGAAGGTGACATCGTAGGTGGTGTCGCTGTGGGTCATTGGGGGCAAGTGCATCACCCAGTGTTCCACGCGCTCCTCCTCACCCACCAGACCCCGGCTGGCGTCGTCTGTACATCGATGATGGCCCATTCTTGTTAGCTGCTTAGCTAATTAGCTATATTTCACTTTATTTTTAAAAAACTGTAGAAAGAAACCTATATGAGTATTTTTTGCACTGATACTTTGATCGGCGAATAATAGATGGCCGGAGACTATTACCATGATCATTTTCTAAACATTATTAGTACAAAACGCTTGTTGAACATGTTCTAGATCTTCATGAAAGACATAGATAGATATAGTATTTGTGACTCTGGATATCTATTTTGAAAGGAGGGAAAGGAGATCATGCTAAGTAATACTACTAATGCAGTAGATAGGCTAATAGATGGATGTATATATGCATGTATTCAGATGTTAATTACTTTGATCGGCGACGGTGGAGCTGATGAGCTGACAGGTGACGCCTTTGGTGGTGAACTCATCCCAGGTGTCGTGGCTGAGGGGGGCGCCGCTGGAGTGGTTCAAGTCGAGGACGTTCCTGCGCTGGAGCAACACCTTGCCCTTGAGCTGCGCCCGAGTAAACAATCCGAACATCTTGGCTAACTCgatcactctcactctcactcccAAGCTAACTAAGCTCAGTGATTACTTGGCAACCTGGTTGTGCTTGGGATGGAAAGCTCACGATCTGCTGCTGCCTATTTATAGGAACTGAAGAACAGTGCTGTGCTGGAGCTATAGCTTGCTGCAGTACCGTACGTGCGTGCGTGTTACACGGGCTCGCGCGCCTACCCTTGTTCTGTACCTCGATCCACGTCCTCCTCCTGGCTTCCAATTCGCAGGGCACGACGTGTGGACGGCAGGCCGGCGTCGATCGCTCACATTATCGCCTCTCATCGATACAGCCGATTCAGTCGCTGCCATGCATGGAAACCTCGTGAATTACGCATGTGTGTACATCGTAGACGGCCCATATATCACCCGGAGACGGAATTGAAGAAAATGCATGAATTAATTTGCCACCGATCCTCACTTGCTAGTAAACAAATTCAACCCAGTAATAACTAATAAGTAATTAATTTCTTACCTTAAAAAAGTACTAATTAATTTATGTTACGGGAATCTGAAAACGCAAGACCTGAAATCTGACGCACATACTGTTGGGATAAGGGTTAGGAAGACAGGAACGATAGGAGGAGAACCATATACGAACAATACCCAATCCTACTCGTCCTGGCTGTCCATGCATTCGTCCTAGGCGTATGTCGTCGTGATACACGCTCCGGttactttttttcttctttagACAGAAGATTATTCTTTTTTTCCTTATTTTAAGGATTACGAAATGTTTGAAGCGTTACAACAACACATCACTCGCAAGCGCCTAAACTGAAACAACATATCCATTCTAGCGGCATAATGGAACTCAAACGATTTGGCCCAGCGATGCTTCACACGACGTCTTGTTTGTTAACACGAGAGTATCAACATTGGTCGGTGACAGCATGTCAGCTTGACTCTCGGGAGAGAAATCCACACCATAGGTAAGATCTAATAATTACGCAAATCGCAAAAGTTGAAAGGAAATCGAACAACAAATACATTTTTGCGATCAATTTCGGAATATACCTTCGCGATCCGGTGTCGGGCGCCTGCTCGATGCAGGCTTGACGAAGGGTCGGTGAAGCGAAGGTGCTGATAACGCGTTGTGCAACCTCTGCGGCTGGCCGGTCCCAAGGTGCACATCGTAGATGAAGTAGACGAATAGCAAAGGCACACCGAATGCGTAAAGTAAACTGACACAGGGGAGAATATGGGGAGAGCtcttttattgattttttttgtcAACTGGTACGTATAATGATTGagctccttctatatatataggcctAGAGAGATAAAAGGATAAGACCCATTTAACGTTAAACGTGAGGGAAGACTTAGTCAGACGTGCCCACCGAAGTGGGGAGGGGACGAGGCCGGTCGTCTGATATGCCTCCGGGCATGAACCCTGGAAGATATGGACCAAATTCTAGGAAGGATGGAGATAATGGGAAGGAGATGGATGTAAATGATGGGAATTTAAATAGTAGGAAAATACTGAATTTTGAAGGGCGGATGGTGAACCCTCAGGCATTGGCCATTGTAGGAGAAAGCACAGTAGCAAATATGGTGGGTATTTTCGATGGTAATGGCGTTGGTACAAATACTGAAGTGGGCACCCAGGGAAGGTGCAAGCCCAGAAAAAAACCTAGACGGGAAAGGAAGATCTAAATGAcatgatatcggcgacctctgatTCGGAGGTTGACCGGATGCAATGTAAATATTAGGATACAATGGTCGTGGCCTTCAAGGGGCTGCGGCGATCCGGGCTCTGCAGAATCTGTGTAAGCGGAGCAGTCCGGATATGATCTTTTTGTCGGAAACTCATCTGGATGAATGGCCGGCAGAGTGTTTGCATCGTACGCTTAGGATGGATCGTAAAGAAGTTGTTCATAGTGACGACCGTAGTGGTGGCCTCCTGCTCTTGTGGAAGAAAGAGTTTCAGATTTTTCTTAGGTATAAAACCAACAATTATATTGATGTTGAAGTTGGATCTGGAGTGGAGAATGTCTGGCGGTTTACTGGCTTATATGGTGCACCAAACTGGCAAGATAAACACTTAACTTGGCAGTACCTTCGGGATTTACATGCTCGAGTTGATTTGCCCTGGCTGGTAATGGGGGACCTCAATGAAATTTTCTATCAGTTTGAGAAGGAAGGAGGTAATCCAAGACCCCAACATTTTATGCAGACGTTTAAAGATGCACTAGATGATTGTAACCTGGTAGACTTTGGCTACATTGGTCATAAATTCACCTGGCATAGAGGTAAAATAAGAGAAAGGCTTGATCGGGCTCTGACCAATGAAGCTTGGAACCTGAAATTTGGGGATGCGGTTTTGGAGAATATGAAATACAGTCATTCTGATCACAGACCGTTCTTAATGAAATTTAACCTTCAGTTGGAAAAGAATGTGCGATCTGTTTCATTCGGCTAGGGGCTCTCAACCATTCTTTCAGGTCAAGCGGAACCATGACTCCACTCGTTAGGTCTGGTGATTAGCAGTTTTTGATCCCTCTGATCCTGGATCCAATGTGGAGAGTGGAGACAGGCTCAGCCCACATGCATCATTTGATGAAAGCACTCCAGTCCAGTCGCCTCCGATCAGTGGCTTGTCAACCACCAGACCGTAGCTCCTCACCAAATGCCCCTACGTTGGGGCAACACAGCACATGACTAGTTCGCTCAAGGACCACACCCTCTCGAGAGCAGGATGCCGGCCGAGATGGAGCGCCAATGAAATTTAATAAAGAGGAGATTGAAGAAAGAAATGGACCAACTGTGCTAAGATTTGAGGCCAAATGGTCGAAAAAAACACACTTTAGACAGGTAGTTGAGGAATCCTGGGAGCAAGCTGGTTTGGGTTCTCAACCTACCTCGTTGGCGGGTAAACTTGCCTTTGTTCATGACCAACTACACTATTCTGCAAAAATCTAAGAAGGCTATTAGGAAAGCTCAACGCAATTTGGAAAAGGTATCAAGGGTGCCTTTAACAGATGAAAATATTGCGGAACAGAGAATGATAGCGAAGGAAATTGAAGATTTGTTGGAAAAGGAGGAGATTCATTGGGCCCAAAGAAGTAGGATCAATTGGCTGCAGCATGGGGATAAAAACACCTACTATTTTCATCATTTCGCTaatgaaaggaaaaaaagaaatatgataaagaaattgAAAGATGATAGTGGTGCCTAGGTAGAAGGGTGGCTGATCTGAATCTCATGGTATTAGACTATTTTGGAGGCTTGTTCTCTTTTGAAATCGAGGAACCTGATCCGGATCTTATAAATAAAGTTAACCCCAAGGTGGATGATCGTATGAATGAACATGCATTggccactattagaaggatatggcatataattgttgctaccaaaattattcctataatcattgttgttaaaattattatttttaatgaagttcacatcaacatgctcttgttgagcaaccaaagaagctaacataatgttatttggatcaacatgagctttaccattaacaagcatagacataataatatcaatcttatcactcaaggaggaggtttcttcgacagaatttactttCTTACATTGTGGAGCTCTCTTGGTGTGTCATTCTATATAACTagaatgataccccgcgcgttgcagcgggtaTCTCTTTAAGAAATGTAATAAAACACATAAAACTTGGTTTATAGAATATGCAATATTTAGTTGGTCATAGTAGCTGAGACACTAAATTTAATAGTCATGAAATGGATAAGTATTTGAAAATTTCAAGATTGTTATATTTCAGAGTTGTACGTGATTGATTTAGATAAGGTGAAATAAACCGACTGTAGAACCAAATGATATGGATGGCTTGCATGAAAAATACATGCACATTGCGGCATTACGTTTTTTAAAATATCATATATGGTTACGTATATAAGAGCTCATAATTAACATTAATTCGCAAAGAGTTTATTTGGTTGCCAAAATTATTTGGTGTTCAAGTTGCACATGACTTAACTATGTAATGATATAGCATGAGGGTGCAATATTATCAATCGAGCGACAAATAAAAAGAATGGCATTGCTAGTTTAATGGTTAAAATAGATAATCTAAATATCTTGCATATAGAGATAGATAATAAGTAAGGACTACCATTAGTGGGATGAGGTGGACAAATAATTGGCTAAGGAAGTaggtgatgtggatagcttgcatgttgagatagagaaatattaattgcacttagtggggttttgttttataagaagtgtagatttatcatcatatcatcaagtagtttTGTTGCAGcatccaaagtaatggacataaaggtacctccagcagctgaatccagaaggtttcttgaagaaaaattcagtcatacataaaaagtttggatgatcatccaagaagtcagtccatgagtgggacaattctttaccaaagatttcattctttcccaagttttagcaacatgttcattattaaattgtctaaatttcattatgtcacttctcaaggatataatcttagcaggaggataatactttccaataaaagcatctttgcatttaacccaagaatcaatactatttctaggcaaagatagcaacc includes:
- the LOC124691233 gene encoding putative linoleate 9S-lipoxygenase 3 — encoded protein: MFGLFTRAQLKGKVLLQRRNVLDLNHSSGAPLSHDTWDEFTTKGVTCQLISSTVADQNDASRGLVGEEERVEHWVMHLPPMTHSDTTYDVTFDWDVKKQGLPGAVIVRNYHATQFLLKTITIDDVPGHHGPIVFIANSWVYNTDKYHYDRVFFTNDTCLPSNMPVLLQPYREEELQILRGDHPKQKHDRAYQDHDRVYRYDLYNDLGDPDNKSPRPTLGGPDSPYPYPRRGRTGRKPMKSDPTCESRNVVPVLQQFYVPRDECFNHVKKADFTSYLLKAISAGILPLARELFDTAVPREFDDFEDMYKLYEGGIKIPDVPVMDLMFKVFPPLKSICPSGSSYLLKMPMPEVIKNDKLAWRTDEEFAREMLAGLNPHIITRLQEFPPRSKLDGYGDQTSTIKVEHIQPYLGKLTVDKAITDGRLFILDHHDNFIPQLLKINSLENTFVYATRTLLILQDDDTLKPIAIELSRPRLDEIGTKVVGADSKVYTPPSSAGSESDNKVQDTIWQLAKAYAAVNDSAWHGLISHWLHTHAVIEPFIIATNRQLSVTHPIYKLLQPHYRDTMMINALARQVLISAGGFFEMTVCPGEYALRISSDVYKNWNFTEQALPVDLIKRGVAKHDSTSPCGVSLLIKDYPYAVDGLAVWSAIENWADEYVKIYYPRDNVVQDDAELQAWWKEVREVGHGDIKDQPWWPKMTTVQELVRSCATIIWIASALHAAVNFGQYSYAGYLPNRPTVSRRPMPEPGTKEYQEVETNPDMAFIHTITSQLQSIIGVSVIEVLSNHSSDEVYLGQRDEPQWTSDDRAKKVFDKFSKSLIDIEKSIISRNKDENLKNRNGPAQFPYMLLYPNTSDIDGESATGITAKGIPNSISI